From a single Streptomyces sp. NBC_01264 genomic region:
- a CDS encoding IS110 family transposase: MLDTGDVGVFLGMDVGKTAHHGHGLTPAGKKVFDKPMPNSEPRLRAVFDKLIAKFGTVLVIVDQPASIGALPLTVARDAGCEVAYLPGLAMRRIADLYPGEAKTDAKDAAVIADAARTMPHVLRSLELTDEVTAELTVLTGFDQDLAAEATRTSNRIRGLLTQFHPSLERVLGPRLDHRAVTWLLERYGSPAALRKAGRRRLVELIRPKAPRMAVRLIDEVFDALDEQTVVVPGTGTLDIVIPSLAASLAAVHDQRRALEAQISSLLEAHPLHQVLTSMPGVGVRTAAVLLVTVGDGTSFPSAAHLASYAGLAPTTKSSGTSIHGEHAPRGGNRQLKRAMFLSAFACMNADPASRTYYDRQRARGKTHTQALLRLARQRISVLFAMLRDGTFYESRTPAITLAA; encoded by the coding sequence ATGTTAGACACCGGTGATGTGGGCGTCTTCCTGGGTATGGACGTCGGCAAGACAGCTCACCACGGCCACGGTCTGACGCCGGCGGGCAAGAAGGTCTTCGACAAACCGATGCCTAACAGCGAACCGAGACTGCGGGCCGTCTTCGACAAGCTGATCGCGAAGTTCGGCACGGTGCTGGTGATCGTGGACCAGCCCGCATCGATCGGGGCTCTGCCGCTGACCGTCGCCCGGGACGCGGGCTGCGAAGTCGCCTACCTGCCCGGCCTCGCGATGCGGCGGATCGCTGATCTGTATCCGGGCGAGGCGAAAACGGACGCGAAGGACGCGGCGGTGATCGCGGACGCGGCCAGGACGATGCCCCATGTCCTGCGTTCGCTGGAGCTGACCGACGAGGTCACTGCCGAGCTCACGGTGCTGACCGGCTTCGACCAGGACCTCGCCGCCGAAGCCACCCGCACCAGCAACCGGATACGCGGCCTGCTCACCCAGTTCCACCCCTCGCTGGAACGCGTACTCGGACCCCGGCTGGACCACCGGGCCGTCACCTGGCTCCTCGAACGCTACGGATCCCCGGCCGCTCTGCGGAAAGCCGGCCGCCGCAGGCTCGTCGAACTCATCCGCCCGAAGGCCCCGCGGATGGCCGTCCGGCTGATCGACGAGGTCTTCGACGCTCTCGACGAACAGACCGTCGTGGTCCCGGGAACCGGGACTCTCGACATCGTGATCCCGTCCCTGGCCGCTTCCCTCGCGGCGGTTCACGACCAGCGCCGGGCCTTGGAAGCGCAGATCAGCAGCCTGCTGGAGGCTCACCCTCTTCACCAGGTCCTGACCTCGATGCCGGGAGTCGGCGTCAGGACCGCTGCCGTCCTGCTGGTCACCGTCGGCGACGGCACCAGTTTCCCCAGCGCCGCCCACCTCGCCTCCTACGCCGGGCTCGCGCCGACGACGAAGTCGTCCGGGACCTCGATCCACGGCGAACACGCACCCAGAGGCGGAAACCGGCAGCTCAAACGCGCCATGTTCCTCTCCGCCTTCGCCTGCATGAACGCCGACCCGGCCTCCCGCACCTACTACGACAGACAAAGAGCCCGCGGGAAAACCCACACCCAGGCCCTCCTCCGCCTCGCCCGCCAACGCATCAGCGTCCTGTTCGCCATGCTCCGCGACGGCACCTTCTACGAGTCCAGAACCCCCGCCATCACCCTCGCCGCATGA
- a CDS encoding IS30 family transposase: MVRRQQAADRAVRPKLRSPGHPKYQRHVEAAFWTEIAKGLLAEEAAAVVGVAPAVATRWYRQCGGMRPFDPKPPSGRYPSFREREEIALLKAQGKGVREIARDVGRDPGTSSRELRRNAATRAGRRDYRASVAQWKADMAARRPKAAKLVANPRLHAYVQERLSGQISTPCGRAIAGPATGNWTGRNKPHRADRAWVQAWSPEQIANRIKLEFPDDESMRISHEAIYQALYIQGRGALKRELILCLRTGRALRAPRARSRRKTWAHVTPEALISERPAEVEDRAVPGHWEGDLIIGLERSAIGTVVERSTRFTMLVHLPREEGFGTIPRTKNGPALAGYGAISMKNALANTMSTLPEQLRRSVTWDRGKEMSAHTQFRIETGIPVFFADPHSPWQRGTNENTNGLLRQYFPKGTDLSRWSAEDIEAVAHALNTRPRKTLGWKTPAEALNEQVLLLQQACVATTG, encoded by the coding sequence GTGGTTCGTCGTCAGCAGGCAGCGGACAGGGCGGTGCGTCCGAAGTTGAGGTCTCCGGGGCATCCGAAGTACCAGCGTCATGTCGAGGCGGCGTTCTGGACGGAGATCGCCAAGGGCCTTCTTGCCGAGGAGGCCGCGGCCGTCGTCGGCGTGGCGCCGGCGGTCGCGACGCGCTGGTACCGCCAGTGTGGCGGCATGCGACCGTTCGATCCGAAGCCGCCTTCGGGCAGATACCCGTCGTTTCGCGAGCGGGAAGAAATCGCGCTTCTCAAAGCCCAGGGCAAAGGAGTGCGCGAGATCGCTCGAGATGTCGGTCGTGATCCTGGAACGAGTTCCCGGGAACTGAGGCGCAACGCGGCCACGAGAGCCGGCAGGCGTGACTATCGGGCGTCCGTTGCCCAGTGGAAAGCCGACATGGCTGCACGCCGCCCGAAAGCGGCAAAGCTCGTTGCCAACCCGCGGTTGCACGCCTACGTCCAGGAGCGACTGTCCGGTCAGATCAGCACGCCATGCGGCAGGGCTATCGCAGGTCCTGCAACAGGCAACTGGACGGGACGGAACAAGCCGCATCGCGCGGATCGGGCATGGGTCCAGGCTTGGAGTCCGGAGCAGATCGCGAACCGGATCAAGCTGGAATTCCCGGATGATGAGTCCATGCGCATCAGCCACGAGGCGATCTACCAGGCCCTCTACATTCAGGGCCGCGGAGCGCTGAAACGCGAGCTCATTCTGTGTCTTCGAACCGGTCGCGCTCTGCGTGCGCCGCGGGCGCGTTCACGCCGGAAGACCTGGGCGCACGTGACGCCGGAAGCGTTAATCAGCGAGAGGCCCGCCGAGGTCGAGGACCGTGCTGTTCCCGGCCACTGGGAAGGGGACCTGATCATCGGGCTGGAGCGTTCCGCGATCGGCACCGTAGTCGAGCGGTCGACCCGGTTCACGATGCTGGTCCACCTGCCCCGCGAGGAAGGGTTCGGGACAATCCCCCGAACGAAGAACGGCCCCGCCCTGGCCGGTTACGGAGCGATCTCCATGAAGAACGCACTCGCCAACACGATGTCGACGCTGCCCGAGCAGCTGAGGCGCTCTGTGACATGGGACCGCGGCAAAGAGATGTCGGCACACACGCAGTTCCGCATCGAGACCGGTATCCCTGTGTTCTTCGCCGATCCACACAGCCCATGGCAGCGAGGCACAAACGAGAACACGAACGGGCTCCTGCGTCAGTACTTCCCGAAAGGCACCGACCTTTCACGCTGGTCCGCCGAGGACATCGAAGCTGTCGCCCACGCACTGAACACCAGACCACGCAAGACACTCGGCTGGAAGACCCCAGCCGAGGCACTCAACGAGCAAGTACTGTTGCTCCAACAGGCCTGTGTTGCAACGACCGGTTGA
- a CDS encoding IS1380 family transposase produces MQATEWDHRLVVRADGRNLVGHAGVVLLRRTADRVGLTRALTVALPQGVGPGWRDRGMVLVQLACAIVLGARNILQAEQLQHHWRPLFPRPVSDSTLWRTLEAIDGPVVARVERVRAVIRRGVWTLLALRPGGFPWISVCGRKLTGWYVLDLDATLVTCTSGKEGAAGTFKGGYGHHPLGAWVANTRECVTMLLRPGNAASNDIADHKSVLAAALRQLPLPLWSKLLVRIDGAAFSHGLLEHLQALSTSRRRVRWVTGWAINTADEAAIALLPDNVWSEALRQDGEVHEIKGPDGQKVTYQAAELTGVRDLGGWPEGIRLIVRRVKPSRRDLKKLTAFEQHTGWRYQIIATNIPAHQGLSGVPGSGQVWFVDALYRDHAEVEDRVKAIKRVGLGLLPSKSLQLNAAWMLAATIAADLDAWTRLLLLHDEPELAAAEPETIRTKLYHLPARLTTHARRRTLHLDRAWPWAPAFATAWQRATQLPSLT; encoded by the coding sequence GTGCAGGCTACCGAATGGGATCACCGGCTCGTCGTGCGGGCCGACGGCAGGAACCTGGTCGGGCACGCGGGCGTGGTGCTGCTGCGCCGGACAGCGGACCGCGTCGGGCTGACCCGGGCCCTGACCGTCGCGCTGCCGCAGGGCGTCGGGCCGGGGTGGCGGGATCGCGGGATGGTGCTGGTCCAGCTGGCCTGCGCGATCGTCCTCGGCGCGAGGAACATCCTGCAGGCCGAGCAACTGCAGCATCACTGGCGGCCGTTGTTCCCCCGTCCGGTCTCGGACAGCACTCTGTGGCGCACGCTGGAAGCCATCGACGGTCCGGTCGTAGCCCGGGTGGAGCGCGTGCGCGCCGTGATACGGCGTGGGGTGTGGACGCTGCTCGCCCTGCGCCCCGGCGGGTTCCCCTGGATCTCGGTATGCGGGCGCAAGCTCACCGGCTGGTACGTCCTCGATCTCGACGCCACCCTGGTGACCTGCACCAGTGGCAAGGAGGGCGCGGCCGGCACGTTCAAGGGCGGCTATGGGCATCATCCGCTGGGCGCGTGGGTGGCCAACACCCGCGAATGCGTGACGATGCTGCTGCGGCCGGGCAACGCGGCGTCCAACGACATCGCCGACCACAAGAGCGTCCTGGCCGCCGCGCTACGTCAGCTCCCGCTGCCGCTGTGGTCGAAGCTGCTGGTGAGGATCGACGGCGCGGCCTTCAGCCACGGCCTCCTTGAGCATCTGCAGGCGCTGAGCACCAGCCGCCGCCGGGTGCGCTGGGTGACGGGCTGGGCCATCAACACCGCCGACGAGGCCGCGATCGCGCTGCTGCCCGACAACGTATGGAGTGAAGCCCTGCGCCAAGACGGCGAGGTCCACGAGATCAAGGGGCCGGACGGACAGAAAGTCACCTACCAGGCAGCCGAGCTGACCGGGGTCCGCGACCTTGGCGGCTGGCCCGAGGGGATACGGCTGATCGTGCGCCGGGTCAAACCCTCGCGCCGCGACCTGAAGAAGCTGACCGCTTTCGAGCAGCACACCGGCTGGCGCTACCAGATCATCGCCACGAACATCCCCGCCCACCAGGGACTTTCCGGGGTTCCGGGCTCCGGACAGGTGTGGTTCGTCGACGCTCTCTACCGTGATCACGCCGAGGTCGAGGACCGCGTGAAAGCGATCAAGAGGGTCGGGCTCGGGCTGCTGCCCTCCAAGTCCTTACAGCTCAACGCCGCCTGGATGCTGGCCGCCACGATCGCCGCCGACCTGGACGCCTGGACCCGGCTCCTCCTCCTGCACGACGAACCCGAACTCGCCGCCGCCGAACCGGAGACGATCCGGACGAAGCTCTACCACTTGCCCGCCCGCCTCACCACCCACGCCCGCCGGCGCACCCTGCACCTCGACCGCGCCTGGCCCTGGGCGCCGGCGTTCGCCACCGCCTGGCAGCGGGCCACCCAGCTCCCATCCCTCACCTGA
- a CDS encoding thiol-activated cytolysin family protein, whose product MRRKILSTLGMGTVLLLSSAVLAGGPAHAGTLGVSSTALDNYLLGMSYDKDKLLTHQGDKVTNVPPNQSEEKDGKFIVLTREKKSLSTRTADIAAVGANEDKTYPGALLQANVSLLDNNPTLISAQRAPATLSVDLPGMTGSTNSIVVKQPSTSSARAGVNTLLERWNARTATTYPTIPARIQYDETMAYSMSQLKAKFGLSFDKVASPLNIDFSGVASGDKQIQVVNFKQIYYTVSMDAPISPGAVFDASVTPEDLRARGVSNANPAAYVSSVSYGRSMYIKLETESRSTQVQAAFSAAIKGGGVSGDTEVQHILNNTSFSAVILGGDSSDATKVISGKVSDLKQIIQDGSRYGRLSPGAPISYSTSFLKDNQPATVNNTSDYVETKATEFSRGRISLQHKGWYVARYDISWDELSHDKTGKEVLTRMNWSQNGVGKTAPFGAEIHLKGNARHVKVRIQENTGLVWEGWRTIYDKEGLQLVGNRAITISGTTLQPSVAEDIQN is encoded by the coding sequence ATGAGACGGAAGATTCTGTCGACGCTCGGCATGGGAACGGTGCTGCTGCTGAGCAGCGCCGTTCTTGCAGGCGGGCCTGCACACGCCGGCACGTTGGGCGTCTCGAGCACAGCGCTCGACAACTACCTGCTGGGAATGTCCTACGACAAGGACAAACTGCTGACCCACCAAGGGGACAAGGTCACCAACGTCCCGCCCAACCAGTCGGAGGAGAAGGACGGGAAGTTCATCGTCCTCACCAGGGAGAAGAAGTCCCTCTCCACGCGCACGGCCGACATAGCCGCGGTCGGGGCGAACGAGGACAAGACGTACCCGGGCGCGCTGCTTCAGGCCAACGTGTCCCTCCTGGATAACAACCCGACGCTCATCTCCGCACAACGGGCGCCGGCAACTCTGAGCGTCGACCTGCCGGGGATGACGGGGAGCACCAACTCGATCGTCGTCAAGCAGCCGTCCACCAGTTCAGCGCGGGCAGGCGTCAACACGCTTCTCGAGCGGTGGAACGCGCGCACGGCAACGACGTACCCGACCATCCCGGCAAGAATTCAGTACGACGAGACCATGGCCTACAGCATGTCCCAGCTGAAGGCGAAGTTCGGGCTGTCCTTCGACAAGGTGGCCTCGCCACTGAACATCGACTTCTCGGGCGTGGCCTCCGGGGACAAGCAGATCCAGGTGGTCAACTTCAAGCAGATCTACTACACGGTGAGCATGGACGCGCCCATCAGCCCGGGGGCGGTGTTCGATGCCTCGGTCACCCCGGAGGACCTGCGCGCCCGCGGCGTGTCCAACGCGAACCCTGCGGCCTACGTGTCGAGCGTGTCCTACGGCCGCTCGATGTACATCAAGTTGGAGACCGAAAGCCGCAGCACCCAGGTCCAAGCCGCGTTCTCCGCAGCCATCAAGGGAGGCGGAGTCAGCGGCGACACGGAGGTGCAGCACATCCTCAACAACACGTCCTTCTCCGCGGTGATCCTGGGTGGCGACTCCAGCGATGCCACGAAGGTCATCAGCGGCAAGGTCAGCGACCTCAAGCAGATCATCCAGGATGGGAGCCGCTACGGCCGTCTCAGCCCCGGCGCTCCAATCTCCTACTCCACATCCTTCCTCAAAGACAATCAACCGGCCACCGTCAACAACACGTCCGACTACGTCGAGACGAAGGCCACCGAGTTCTCCCGCGGGCGCATCTCCCTGCAGCACAAAGGGTGGTACGTAGCGCGCTACGACATCTCGTGGGACGAGCTGAGCCATGACAAAACCGGCAAGGAAGTCCTGACCCGTATGAACTGGTCCCAAAATGGTGTGGGCAAGACGGCTCCCTTCGGCGCGGAGATCCACCTCAAGGGCAACGCCCGCCACGTGAAGGTCCGCATCCAGGAGAACACCGGTCTGGTGTGGGAAGGCTGGCGCACCATCTACGACAAGGAAGGCCTGCAGCTGGTCGGCAACCGTGCCATCACCATCTCCGGCACGACCCTGCAGCCCTCCGTCGCCGAAGACATACAGAACTGA
- a CDS encoding IS256 family transposase has product MLSVVNEDGTTESGISLIDEIVREGARRMLAAALEAEVEQYIAELAGQHDERGRRLVVRNGRHRPRSVTTAAGPVEVAAPRVNDKRVDAGTGERERFSSKILAPWCRKSPKVSEVLPLLYLHGLSSGDFVPALEQFLGGTAGLSPATVTRLTKQWTADHAVFQRRDLAETDYVYVWADGIHPKIRLSQTHSCLLVLMGVRVDGTKELIAIAEGLRESTESWADLLRDCRRRGMRDPVLVTGDGAMGLWRALAEVFPAARHQRCWVHKTRNVMNALPKSAQPGARKALQEIYNAEDRTHAQKAVTAFEKTYGAKWPKAVKKITGEVDELLAFYDFPAEHWIHLRTTNPIESTFSTVKLRTKVTRGAGSPTAALAMVFKLVESAQARWRAVTAPHLVALVRAGNRFENGHLVDQDETLAA; this is encoded by the coding sequence GTGCTCAGCGTAGTCAACGAAGACGGCACCACCGAGTCTGGTATCTCTCTGATCGACGAGATCGTCCGGGAGGGCGCCCGGCGGATGCTCGCGGCAGCCCTGGAGGCCGAGGTCGAGCAGTACATAGCCGAGCTCGCTGGCCAGCACGACGAGCGGGGCCGGAGGCTGGTGGTCCGCAACGGCCGTCACCGGCCCCGGTCGGTGACCACGGCCGCGGGACCGGTCGAGGTGGCCGCGCCGCGTGTGAACGACAAACGAGTCGACGCTGGGACCGGCGAGCGGGAACGGTTCTCCTCGAAGATCCTCGCGCCGTGGTGCCGGAAGTCCCCGAAGGTCAGCGAGGTCCTGCCCCTGCTCTACCTCCACGGCCTGTCCTCGGGTGACTTCGTGCCCGCACTCGAGCAGTTCCTCGGCGGCACGGCCGGCCTGTCACCGGCGACGGTGACCCGGCTGACGAAGCAGTGGACAGCAGATCATGCCGTCTTCCAGCGCCGTGACCTGGCGGAAACCGATTACGTCTATGTGTGGGCCGACGGCATCCACCCCAAGATCCGTCTGTCCCAGACCCATTCGTGCCTGCTGGTCTTGATGGGCGTCCGCGTCGACGGCACCAAGGAGCTGATCGCGATCGCCGAGGGGCTGAGGGAGTCCACCGAGTCCTGGGCGGATCTGCTGCGGGACTGCCGCCGGCGCGGCATGCGCGACCCGGTCCTGGTCACCGGCGACGGGGCAATGGGGCTGTGGCGGGCCCTGGCGGAGGTGTTCCCCGCCGCCCGCCATCAGAGGTGCTGGGTTCACAAAACCCGCAATGTCATGAACGCGCTGCCGAAATCCGCGCAGCCCGGCGCGAGGAAAGCCCTCCAGGAAATCTACAACGCCGAGGACCGCACCCACGCCCAGAAGGCGGTCACCGCGTTCGAGAAGACGTACGGGGCGAAGTGGCCGAAGGCGGTGAAGAAGATCACCGGCGAGGTCGACGAGCTGCTGGCGTTCTACGACTTCCCCGCCGAGCACTGGATCCACCTGCGGACCACGAACCCCATCGAATCAACGTTCTCCACAGTCAAGCTCCGGACCAAGGTCACCCGCGGCGCCGGCAGCCCCACCGCCGCCCTCGCCATGGTCTTCAAGCTCGTGGAATCCGCCCAGGCCCGCTGGCGCGCGGTCACCGCACCCCACCTCGTCGCCCTCGTCCGAGCCGGCAACCGCTTCGAGAACGGTCACCTCGTCGATCAGGACGAGACCCTCGCGGCATGA
- a CDS encoding Kelch repeat-containing protein — protein sequence MPLLLLTALLLGSGATLAGTASADGTGGGSFVATGSMTQPRYFQTATPLHSGKVLVVGGLGGNAESAELYDPATGTFTASGPMTTPRDTHTATRFNDGKVLVAGGNSNGEDGELASAELYDPAAATFTATGSMSVAREFRTATTLRSGKVLVAGGDNTTGALASAEVYNPKTGTFTTTGSMADARSVHTATLLADGTVLVTGGGFGNTFLASAEVYNPRTGKFGPTGSMSTALAGQTATLLRNGRVLINGGGNLTEITASAELYVRGCGERRCPSN from the coding sequence ATGCCTCTCCTGCTCCTCACCGCGCTGCTGCTCGGATCGGGTGCGACCCTTGCCGGTACGGCGTCGGCCGACGGCACGGGCGGCGGCAGTTTCGTTGCCACCGGATCCATGACACAGCCCCGGTACTTCCAGACAGCGACCCCACTGCACAGCGGCAAGGTTCTTGTCGTCGGGGGACTCGGCGGGAACGCCGAGTCGGCCGAGCTGTACGACCCGGCCACCGGCACATTCACCGCCAGCGGCCCCATGACCACCCCCCGGGACACACACACGGCTACCCGGTTCAACGACGGCAAGGTCCTCGTCGCGGGTGGCAACAGCAACGGCGAGGACGGCGAACTGGCCTCGGCCGAGCTCTACGACCCCGCCGCAGCCACGTTCACCGCGACCGGATCCATGAGCGTGGCCCGGGAGTTCCGCACCGCGACCACGCTGCGCAGCGGCAAGGTACTGGTCGCAGGCGGCGACAACACCACCGGGGCGCTTGCCTCGGCCGAGGTGTACAACCCCAAGACGGGCACCTTCACCACCACAGGCAGCATGGCCGATGCGCGCAGCGTGCACACCGCGACACTGCTCGCCGACGGCACGGTCCTGGTCACGGGCGGGGGCTTTGGCAACACCTTCCTGGCTTCGGCTGAGGTCTACAACCCGCGAACCGGCAAGTTCGGCCCGACCGGCTCCATGAGCACCGCACTGGCGGGACAGACTGCCACACTGCTGCGCAACGGCCGTGTCCTGATCAACGGGGGCGGGAACCTCACCGAGATCACCGCCTCGGCGGAGCTCTACGTCCGCGGCTGTGGCGAGCGACGCTGTCCCTCAAACTGA
- a CDS encoding right-handed parallel beta-helix repeat-containing protein yields MKRSKVRVPAVTAAFLVVAGVAAPAVAAPGVVGSPAVVPGHGADGKVLHVRCDPARLVEAINQANTRAETLIVLAKGCTYSIDSERSGNALPAMLQQITIDGNGATIKRASTAGSFRIMEVETGGALTLRHLTLSGGHAAPGSGGGAVLVQKGGSLNLDTVTLKGNSGGDGSSANGGAIANSGVTHIARSMLVDNTAYDGGAVYNDASGALTVVDSHLLRNVATNTGGALHLQARSVVEGSTLNGNRANGNSGGAIYNFGGANLDLIDSVVDGNQAADDGGGIMNKGASILTLRHTTVSNNTAHTFGGGLYIEGNALLEDSKVQNNTATIADGGGIYINVAQEVALRRSRVDGNRALAASRRAGGVFIADGSVTLTDTKVRRNTSQAEPGGIYNQGQVRTFGDLVVSENVPANCRGSQNPVPGCLD; encoded by the coding sequence TTGAAGCGCTCCAAGGTCCGCGTGCCGGCCGTAACTGCTGCTTTCCTCGTGGTGGCGGGTGTGGCGGCCCCAGCCGTTGCCGCCCCTGGTGTCGTGGGGTCACCGGCTGTGGTGCCGGGTCACGGCGCCGATGGGAAAGTCCTCCACGTCCGCTGCGATCCCGCCCGTCTCGTCGAAGCGATCAACCAGGCCAACACGAGGGCGGAAACCCTCATCGTTCTTGCCAAGGGCTGCACGTACTCCATCGACTCCGAACGCAGCGGCAACGCTCTTCCCGCGATGCTTCAACAGATCACCATCGACGGGAACGGCGCCACCATCAAGCGGGCGAGCACGGCCGGAAGCTTCCGGATCATGGAGGTCGAAACGGGCGGCGCCCTCACTCTACGTCACTTGACGCTATCAGGCGGCCACGCCGCGCCCGGCTCAGGAGGTGGTGCTGTCCTGGTACAGAAGGGCGGCAGCCTGAACCTGGACACGGTCACCCTCAAGGGCAACTCCGGCGGCGATGGATCTTCAGCGAACGGCGGCGCGATTGCGAACTCGGGAGTGACGCACATTGCACGCAGCATGCTCGTGGATAACACCGCCTACGACGGCGGTGCTGTCTACAACGATGCCTCCGGCGCGCTGACCGTTGTCGACTCCCATCTCCTCCGGAACGTCGCCACCAACACGGGTGGCGCGCTGCACCTGCAGGCCCGATCTGTGGTCGAGGGCAGCACCCTCAACGGCAACCGGGCCAACGGCAATTCCGGTGGCGCGATCTACAACTTCGGCGGCGCGAACCTCGACTTGATCGACTCGGTCGTCGATGGCAACCAAGCTGCAGACGACGGCGGCGGCATCATGAACAAGGGCGCCAGCATCCTGACCCTGCGCCACACCACTGTCAGCAACAACACGGCCCACACCTTCGGTGGCGGACTTTACATCGAGGGGAACGCGCTGTTGGAGGACTCGAAGGTGCAGAACAACACCGCCACGATCGCGGACGGCGGCGGTATTTACATCAACGTCGCCCAAGAGGTGGCTCTACGGCGTTCACGCGTGGACGGCAACCGAGCTCTGGCCGCGTCCCGCAGGGCCGGGGGCGTTTTCATTGCGGATGGCTCCGTGACGCTGACCGACACCAAGGTCAGGCGGAACACCTCGCAGGCCGAGCCTGGCGGAATCTACAACCAAGGTCAGGTGCGTACCTTCGGCGACCTCGTCGTCTCCGAGAACGTTCCCGCCAACTGCCGGGGAAGTCAGAACCCAGTCCCGGGCTGCTTGGACTGA